A region from the Rosa rugosa chromosome 6, drRosRugo1.1, whole genome shotgun sequence genome encodes:
- the LOC133713395 gene encoding probable LRR receptor-like serine/threonine-protein kinase At3g47570 — translation MGFLSVKLLLISSVFNAIFIFCSSSSMQLNHPLTTRLGGDETDRLALLAIKAQIKHDPNQVTSSWNESLHFCLWHGITCSRRHRQRVTKLELLSLALGGSISPHIGNLSFLRVLNLENNSFTHQIPPQIGHLHRLQVLRLKENSLTGTIPANISNCFKLSTLHLGHNNLVGKIPPKLSSLSKLQLFSLQLNNLTGEIPPSLGNLSSMEKFGLGPNYLEGSIPSSLCQLKKLTVFLLSVNRLSGIIPSCIYNLSGIVEFDVIQNQIHGSLPSNLNHAFTNLQFFSISFNQFTGTIPSSISNATNLMTFQCSSNILTGHVPNLRNHHNLVTFNVANNNLGSGKLGDLSFVSDLINATQLTTLDYGYNKFGGTFPTSIFNLSTNLQKLAIGGNYLHGSIPTGLGNLGNLLVLGMEKNNFIGSIPADIGKVLRLGLISFYSNKLSGSIPSSLGNLTMLNSLDLDRNNLNGSIPSSLGECHGLQELDLSENSLEGKIPQQLLNGLLSLSISLNLSTNHFTGSLPVEIGKLKALGKLDISNNMLSGELPSSLGSCQSLEVLHLQGNFFNGLIPSSMKELRGIQDLDLSRNNFSGDIPQFFEGFRNLENLNLSFNQFWGAVPIDGVFKNASATSVAGNTRLCGGIANLRLPVCKSHGGGLSREMKLMISLVSGFTLLGLAMVLSFFLLCKKMKETKLSTLENSILQVSYATLLKATDGFSSTNLIGVGAFGSVYKGILVDDRVVAVKVLNMLHQGASKSFMAECKALRNIRHRNLAKILTVCSSNDFSGNDFRALVYEFMDNGSLDEWLHPSTRNEEVIEAPKSLSLVQRLNIAIEVACALDYLHNHCETPIVHCDLKPSNVLLDNDLTGHVSDFGLSRFLSEPTNNVSINQSSSIGIKGSVGYAAPEYGMGSGVSTYGDVYSFGILLLEMFTGKRPTDPMFSDGLNLHYFVKTALPEGVADIADLLVLQGRNINVEEAHTQSMREQKIDGCLTLIFEIGIACSAESPTNRKDISDVASELHAIREDDEQNRCALKNRSESSK, via the exons atgggATTTTTGTctgtgaaattgcttttgataTCCTCAGTTTTTAATGCAATATTCATTTTCTGTTCTAGCTCCTCCATGCAACTAAACCATCCCTTAACCACGAGACTTGGGGGGGATGAGACGGATAGGCTGGCACTGCTAGCAATCAAAGCTCAAATAAAACACGATCCCAACCAGGTCACAAGCTCATGGAATGAATCCCTTCATTTTTGCCTGTGGCACGGCATCACCTGCAGTCGACGACATCGCCAAAGGGTGACGAAGCTGGAGCTGCTCTCTCTAGCTTTGGGGGGATCCATATCTCCACACATAGGAAATCTAAGCTTCTTAAGAGTGCTAAATCTCGAGAACAATAGCTTCACTCATCAAATCCCTCCTCAAATTGGGCATTTGCATAGATTGCAGGTATTGCGTCTAAAGGAAAACTCACTTACTGGCACCATTCCTGCCAATATATCAAATTGCTTCAAACTCAGCACTCTCCATCTTGGTCACAACAATCTAGTGGGTAAAATTCCTCCCAAACTGAGTTCTTTGTCAAAGCTTCAGTTATTTTCTTTGCAATTGAACAATTTAACAGGAGAGATCCCTCCTTCTTTGGGAAACCTTTCATCTATGGAGAAATTTGGTTTAGGTCCTAACTACTTAGAAGGAAGCATCCCTAGTTCTCTATGCCAGTTGAAAAAATTAACAGTATTCTTATTGTCCGTAAATAGGTTGTCTGGCATCATCCCTTCCTGCATTTATAACCTCTCTGGTATAGTTGAGTTTGACGTAATACAAAACCAAATTCATGGAAGTCTTCCATCAAATTTGAACCATGCTTTTACCAACCTTCAATTCTTTTCCATTAGTTTTAATCAATTTACTGGTACCATCCCTTCGTCAATATCCAATGCGACAAATCTTATGACGTTTCAATGTAGTTCTAACATACTCACTGGACATGTGCCAAATTTACGAAATCATCATAACCTTGTGACATTCAACGTCGCCAATAATAATCTTGGAAGCGGTAAACTAGGTGACTTGAGTTTTGTCTCAGACTTGATCAATGCCACACAGCTGACAACGTTGGATTACGGCTACAACAAATTTGGAGGAACATTTCCAACATCAATATTCAATCTCTCAACCAATCTCCAAAAGCTTGCAATTGGAGGAAACTACCTACATGGAAGCATCCCAACTGGGTTAGGGAATCTTGGGAACTTGCTAGTACTCGGTATGGAGAAAAACAACTTCATAGGTAGCATCCCCGCTGACATTGGGAAAGTTTTAAGGCTTGggttaatttctttttatagCAACAAATTATCAGGGAGCATTCCATCTTCTCTTGGAAATTTAACAATGTTAAACAGTCTTGACTTGGATAGAAATAATCTCAATGGCAGCATCCCTTCAAGCCTAGGAGAATGTCACGGGTTGCAAGAGTTGGATCTTTCTGAAAACAGCTTAGAAGGCAAAATACCTCAACAATTACTTAATGGTCTCCTCTCTTTATCAATTTCTTTGAACTTGTCAACAAACCACTTTACTGGTTCCCTTCCCGTTGAGATTGGAAAGTTGAAGGCTCTAGGTAAGCTAGACATTTCTAACAACATGTTATCTGGAGAACTCCCTAGTAGCCTCGGTAGTTGTCAAAGTTTAGAAGTCCTACACTTGCAAGGCAACTTCTTCAACGGGCTCATCCCTTCATCTATGAAGGAATTGAGAGGGATTCAAGATTTAGACCTTTCTCGCAACAATTTCTCTGGAGATATTCCACAGTTCTTCGAGGGCTTTCGAAACTTGGAGAATCTCAATCTATCCTTCAATCAATTTTGGGGAGCAGTACCAATTGATGGTGTTTTTAAGAATGCAAGTGCGACTTCAGTTGCTGGAAACACCAGACTCTGTGGCGGTATTGCTAACCTTCGACTTCCTGTGTGTAAGTCCCATGGAGGAGGATTGTCCCGTGAAATGAAACTAATGATCTCTTTGGTCTCTGGGTTCACACTTTTGGGATTGGCTATGGTGCTgtcttttttccttctttgtaagaaaatgaaagaaactaAATTAAGCACTTTGGAGAACTCTATTTTGCAAGTTTCATACGCTACACTCTTGAAAGCTACTGATGGTTTTTCTTCAACTAATTTGATTGGTGTGGGTGCTTTTGGGTCTGTGTACAAAGGAATTCTTGTTGATGATAGAGTTGTCGCTGTGAAGGTACTTAACATGTTACACCAAGGAGCATCTAAGAGTTTCATGGCTGAATGTAAGGCTTTGAGAAATATCAGGCATCGAAATCTGGCCAAGATCTTAACTGTATGTTCAAGTAATGATTTCAGCGGCAATGATTTTAGGGCTCTTGTTTACGAGTTCATGGACAACGGGAGCTTAGATGAGTGGTTGCATCCATCCACTAGAAATGAAGAGGTGATAGAAGCACCCAAAAGTTTAAGCCTTGTTCAGAGGCTCAACATTGCCATTGAGGTTGCTTGTGCATTGGATTATCTTCACAACCACTGTGAAACACCAATAGTTCATTGTGATCTCAAGCCAAGTAATGTTCTTTTGGACAATGACCTGACTGGACATGTTTCTGACTTTGGGCTTTCAAGGTTTCTCTCGGAACCAACCAATAATGTTTCTATAAATCAATCAAGCTCCATCGGAATCAAAGGATCTGTTGGTTATGCTGCTCCAG AGTATGGTATGGGAAGTGGAGTGTCGACATATGGGGATGTCTACAGCTTTGGCATTCTCTTGTTAGAAATGTTTACAGGGAAGAGACCCACTGATCCCATGTTCAGTGACGGCTTGaatcttcattattttgtgaagACAGCTCTCCCTGAAGGTGTTGCAGACATTGCAGATTTGCTTGTTCTTCAAGGACGCAATATAAACGTCGAAGAAGCCCACACACAGAGTATGAGAGAACAAAAAATTGATGGGTGCTTGACTTTGATATTTGAAATTGGAATTGCCTGTTCTGCCGAATCCCCAACAAACCGAAAGGATATTAGTGATGTTGCATCTGAATTGCACGCAATTAGGG AGGATGATGAACAGAATCGTTGTGCCTTGAAGAACAGGTCAGAATCCTCTAAATGA
- the LOC133718342 gene encoding uncharacterized protein LOC133718342, giving the protein MLNSKGDLAPSLASINPDGQFSFSGSWDGELHLRQKMEAFALFLFPLNPPFRSSPRKNCLPLLRPLGLVKGLILGSDIFWGCSESVGEGEMAEFANQGKVMDRCTFWRLIHSKPKQDGSGTLPINDEAEKIFLELDKLEQRERLNGRELTTVL; this is encoded by the exons ATGTTAAATAGCAAAGGGGATCTCGCTCCATCCTTAGCATCTATCAATCCCGACGGCCAGTTCTCCTTCTCCGGCTCCTGGGACGGTGAGCTTCATCTCCGTCAGAAGATGGAAGCCTTCGCCCTCTTCCTCTTCCCGCTCAACCCTCCATTCAGATCCAGTCCCCGGAAGAATTGTCTCCCACTGCTCCGGCCTCTGGGTTTGGTGAAAGGACTAATATTGGGCTCTGACATTTTTTGGGGCTGTTCTGAATCTGTTGGAGAGGGAGAGATGGCG GAATTTGCAAACCAAGGGAAGGTAATGGATCGCTGCACTTTCTGGCGATTGATTCACAGCAAACCAAAACAAGATGGTAGTGGTACCCTGCCAATTAATGACGAAGCAGAAAAAATCTTT TTGGAATTGGATAAGCTTGAGCAAAGGGAGCGCCTAAATGGTAGGGAACTTACTACGGTCTTATGA
- the LOC133714078 gene encoding probable LRR receptor-like serine/threonine-protein kinase RFK1 — translation MLKNMTGLVKLILRNCNISGEIPPYLWTLQKLEMLDLSFNKLIGEIPTTISLKRLRFLFLTGNSLRGSVPDSIFIDGSNVLRTSKRKIKRPIKYINYRDYTRGDM, via the exons ATGTTGAAAAACATGACTGGCCTAGTCAAATT GATACTGAGAAACTGTAACATTTCTGGAGAGATCCCTCCTTACCTATGGACACTGCAGAAACTGGAAATGCT GGATCTGAGTTTTAACAAGTTGATAGGAGAAATTCCAACAACAATCAGCTTAAAGCGTTTGAGATTCCT ATTCTTAACTGGCAACTCTCTGAGAGGAAGTGTACCAGACTCAATCTTCATAGATGGAAGCAATGT GTTGAGGACTagcaaaagaaaaatcaaaaggcCAATAAAGTACATTAACTACCGGGATTATACACG TGGAGATATGTAG
- the LOC133715768 gene encoding uncharacterized protein LOC133715768 yields the protein MAASPPHSDAQLTLLPPPPPPPESDSQISSLLYEISQQVQAEMEDMLKSIREIDENSAQINEEIDKCKDSALEKKRGLDETKEQVEKAAYAVLQMLNNRA from the exons ATGGCTGCCTCACCGCCTCACTCCGATGCTCAGCTGACTCtcctccctcctcctcctcctccaccggaATCCGACTCTCAGATCTCTTCCCTCCTTTACG AGATCTCGCAACAAGTTCAAGCAGAAATGGAGGACATGCTCAAGTCGATCAG ggaaaTTGATGAAAACTCTGCTCAGATAAATGAAGAGATTGACAAGTGCAAGGACTCTGCGCTCGAGAAGAAGAGAGGCTTAGACGAAACCAAAGAACAAGTCGAGAAAGCTGCTTATGCCGTTTTGCAGATGCTCAACAACAGAGCATAG